From Acidovorax sp. FHTAMBA, one genomic window encodes:
- the phnC gene encoding phosphonate ABC transporter ATP-binding protein yields the protein MKTAIRESHLSLRGITVTYADGHTALAPTSLEVQHGGFLVLLGASGAGKSTLLRSINGLVSPTDGEVSVADLPGGTVSKRNLLEHRRHCGMVFQQHHLIGRQSVLANVLMGKLATRGSLASLWPWSKADKLEALAAIDRVGLLEKALARADTLSGGQQQRIGIARALVQKPRLLLADEPVASLDPATAQSVLTLLHDICKKDRLTAIVSLHQVNLARMFADRIVGLRQGQVVFDGTAAQLTEEAQSALYAKSSPVEPSRSSSPANMGSQFDSPSQSKEFLPC from the coding sequence ATGAAAACTGCAATTCGCGAGAGCCATCTGAGCTTGCGGGGTATCACGGTGACCTATGCCGATGGTCACACAGCGCTTGCGCCCACCTCGCTGGAGGTACAGCATGGCGGGTTCCTTGTGCTGCTGGGCGCGTCGGGCGCGGGAAAGTCAACGCTGCTGCGCAGCATCAATGGCTTGGTTAGCCCCACAGACGGAGAGGTGTCGGTGGCCGATCTGCCGGGCGGCACCGTCTCAAAACGCAACCTTCTTGAGCATCGGCGCCACTGCGGCATGGTGTTCCAGCAGCACCACCTGATCGGGCGGCAAAGCGTGCTGGCCAATGTGTTGATGGGCAAGCTCGCCACCCGCGGATCTCTGGCGTCGTTGTGGCCTTGGAGCAAGGCTGACAAGCTGGAGGCGCTGGCGGCCATTGACCGCGTAGGCCTGCTTGAGAAAGCCCTAGCACGGGCAGACACCTTGTCTGGTGGGCAACAACAACGCATTGGCATTGCGCGTGCCTTGGTGCAAAAGCCCCGCCTGCTGCTGGCCGATGAGCCGGTGGCCAGCCTCGACCCGGCGACCGCGCAGAGTGTGTTGACCCTGCTTCACGACATCTGCAAGAAAGACCGACTCACGGCCATCGTGAGTCTGCATCAAGTCAACCTCGCGCGCATGTTCGCCGACCGCATTGTGGGCCTTCGCCAGGGCCAGGTGGTGTTCGACGGGACAGCAGCGCAGTTGACGGAAGAAGCCCAGTCTGCCCTGTACGCGAAGTCGTCACCTGTCGAACCGTCCCGTTCTTCCTCACCTGCCAACATGGGCAGTCAATTTGATTCCCCCTCTCAATCCAAGGAGTTTTTACCGTGCTGA
- the phnD gene encoding phosphate/phosphite/phosphonate ABC transporter substrate-binding protein, with translation MLNRRRFQFIAAATLAALLPLGAHAEGKNPSKLRVALLPDENAATIIQNAQPLKRYLEQTLKKEIEITVTTDYSSMIEAMRFGRIEVAYFGPFSYVLAKSKAPNIEPFAVGVERGSPTYQSVLIATAGGPVKTLADVRGKPFGFGDQASTSSHLAPRAHLLKNHQLNGETDYRPVHLGTHDAVARAVQAGQVPAGALSKTILDNLIAKGMVDANKIVQLELSAPIPNYPIAMQGNLTPELKEAIRAAFLQMKDAEILKSFRIEAFAATDDKAYDILRDTAQILKLDLGRMK, from the coding sequence GTGCTGAATCGCCGCCGTTTCCAATTTATCGCTGCCGCCACTTTGGCCGCCCTGTTGCCACTTGGCGCCCATGCCGAGGGCAAAAATCCTTCCAAGCTTCGCGTTGCACTGTTGCCGGACGAAAACGCCGCCACCATCATTCAGAACGCACAGCCTCTGAAGCGGTACCTGGAACAGACCCTGAAGAAGGAAATAGAGATTACGGTGACTACGGACTACTCGTCGATGATTGAAGCCATGCGCTTTGGCCGCATCGAGGTCGCCTACTTTGGACCGTTCTCTTACGTGCTTGCCAAGTCCAAGGCGCCCAACATTGAGCCATTTGCCGTTGGCGTGGAGCGCGGCTCGCCGACCTACCAGTCGGTTCTCATCGCCACGGCAGGCGGCCCGGTCAAGACCCTGGCTGACGTTCGTGGAAAGCCTTTTGGCTTTGGCGATCAGGCTTCGACGTCCAGTCACCTTGCACCGCGCGCGCACTTGCTTAAAAACCACCAACTGAACGGCGAGACTGACTACCGCCCCGTTCACCTGGGCACGCACGATGCCGTGGCCCGAGCTGTTCAGGCAGGGCAGGTTCCCGCCGGCGCTCTGTCAAAAACCATTCTGGACAACCTCATCGCAAAGGGCATGGTGGATGCCAACAAGATTGTGCAACTTGAACTGTCGGCACCCATTCCGAACTATCCCATTGCGATGCAAGGTAATCTCACGCCGGAGCTCAAGGAAGCCATCCGAGCCGCCTTTCTTCAGATGAAGGACGCCGAGATTCTCAAATCATTCCGTATCGAGGCCTTTGCCGCTACCGATGACAAGGCCTACGACATTCTTCGCGACACAGCACAGATTCTCAAGCTTGATCTGGGACGCATGAAATGA
- the phnE gene encoding phosphonate ABC transporter, permease protein PhnE, with the protein MTSVALESIVAIDGQQRLKRLGAACVVLFVCVVALYVTGFFDAQRFIEGGPAIQQLASEMVPPNFERWEHWVIPLRDTLAMSIAGTALTVLASLPLALVAAPNTAPNAVVGRIVRTILAAFRSVPEIILGILFVAAVGFGALPGVLALALHSTGMVAKFYAEAIEHVDPKPLEAAKAAGASRFQVITHAVLPQVLPQLADITIYRWEYHFRASAVMGIVGAGGIGFELMAALRLIKYDEVSAILLSILICVLVVDGIGSALRKHLK; encoded by the coding sequence ATGACATCGGTAGCCTTGGAATCCATAGTTGCCATCGACGGACAGCAGCGACTCAAACGGCTGGGCGCCGCCTGTGTCGTTCTGTTCGTCTGTGTGGTGGCTTTGTATGTCACCGGCTTCTTTGACGCGCAGCGTTTCATCGAAGGCGGCCCAGCGATTCAGCAGTTGGCCTCAGAGATGGTGCCGCCGAATTTCGAGCGCTGGGAGCACTGGGTCATTCCATTGCGTGACACCTTAGCCATGTCGATCGCAGGCACGGCGCTGACCGTTCTGGCGTCGTTGCCGCTGGCCCTGGTGGCGGCGCCCAACACCGCGCCGAATGCGGTGGTTGGGCGAATCGTCAGAACCATCTTGGCTGCATTTCGGTCTGTGCCTGAAATCATCCTGGGCATTCTGTTCGTCGCGGCCGTGGGCTTTGGGGCATTGCCTGGTGTGCTGGCGTTGGCCCTGCATTCCACGGGCATGGTGGCCAAGTTCTACGCCGAAGCCATAGAGCACGTGGACCCGAAACCTCTGGAGGCCGCTAAGGCCGCGGGCGCAAGCCGGTTTCAGGTCATCACCCATGCTGTGTTACCGCAGGTTTTGCCCCAGTTGGCGGACATCACCATCTACCGATGGGAATATCACTTTCGCGCATCGGCAGTGATGGGCATCGTGGGTGCGGGCGGCATTGGCTTCGAACTCATGGCAGCTCTGCGCCTGATCAAGTACGACGAGGTCTCCGCCATTTTGCTGTCCATCCTCATATGCGTGCTCGTGGTCGACGGCATTGGGTCGGCGCTTCGCAAACATCTGAAATAG
- a CDS encoding phosphonate dehydrogenase, with protein MMPKIVVTQPIHEAVLARLRSAGDVVMNQGPEPWSEEELYLHLKDADAMMAFMPDRVNRRTLLNAPRLKTIACALKGYDNFDLMACAQAGVSVSFVPDLLTEPTAELAIGLAIAAARHVLAGDTRIRRGYAGWRPQLYGIGLHGSVVSVVGLGAVGRAIVDRLCGFGCAQLLGVDPHGDDERLTMVSLGEALSQSDYVILAVPLLDVTRHLVNDTMLEGVRRGQILVNIGRGSVVDEAAVARALKDGRLGAYAADVYEMEDWLLADRPRQIHPELLQHPSTVFTPHIGSAVKKVRLAIELRAAENLLLALSGSEPLDLCEAFHRADPMPALPCSG; from the coding sequence ATGATGCCGAAAATTGTGGTGACGCAGCCCATCCATGAAGCAGTTCTGGCGCGTCTTCGATCCGCCGGTGATGTAGTGATGAATCAAGGGCCTGAGCCCTGGAGCGAGGAAGAGCTTTACCTCCACCTGAAGGACGCCGACGCCATGATGGCGTTCATGCCTGACCGGGTAAACAGGCGAACTTTGTTGAACGCTCCACGGCTCAAGACCATCGCTTGCGCATTGAAAGGGTATGACAATTTTGACCTGATGGCCTGTGCACAAGCGGGGGTCAGCGTGAGCTTTGTGCCAGACCTTCTGACAGAGCCCACGGCAGAGCTGGCCATCGGTCTGGCCATTGCCGCTGCGCGTCACGTGCTCGCTGGTGACACCCGTATTCGCAGGGGCTACGCCGGCTGGCGTCCTCAGCTGTATGGAATAGGTCTGCACGGCTCGGTCGTGTCGGTCGTTGGCCTGGGCGCCGTGGGACGGGCCATCGTTGACCGCCTCTGCGGATTTGGGTGCGCTCAACTGCTGGGCGTGGACCCGCATGGTGATGACGAACGCCTGACCATGGTGAGCCTGGGTGAGGCCCTGTCGCAATCCGACTATGTCATTCTGGCCGTTCCGCTGCTGGACGTAACGCGTCACCTCGTCAATGACACCATGCTTGAAGGTGTTCGGCGGGGGCAGATCCTGGTCAACATTGGGCGAGGCTCGGTTGTGGACGAGGCTGCCGTGGCACGGGCGCTCAAGGACGGGCGCCTGGGTGCCTACGCCGCCGATGTGTACGAGATGGAAGACTGGCTGCTGGCAGACCGTCCACGCCAGATTCATCCGGAACTCTTGCAACACCCCTCCACGGTTTTCACACCCCACATCGGATCGGCTGTGAAGAAGGTCCGTCTCGCTATCGAGTTGCGCGCTGCTGAAAATTTGCTACTCGCGCTGAGTGGGAGCGAGCCGCTGGATCTCTGTGAGGCATTCCATCGAGCGGATCCTATGCCGGCGTTGCCCTGCTCTGGATGA
- a CDS encoding cytochrome c, with protein sequence MKLRPLVLGVGGGLVLLVVAGILYFFLSAGGRREAALTHTLRPDDPQVLQVGARIYAQNCVACHGTKGEGQPNWRDRGSDGLLPAPPHDPSGHTWHHPDAQLFAITKHGLAKLIDQPDYRTAMPVYDGVLSDDEIVAVLSWIKAQWPLEVQQRHDEINAQYRKSLPR encoded by the coding sequence ATGAAATTGAGACCACTTGTCCTTGGCGTGGGAGGGGGATTGGTCTTGCTCGTGGTGGCTGGAATCCTCTATTTCTTCTTGAGTGCCGGTGGCAGGCGGGAGGCAGCGTTGACGCATACCTTGCGTCCTGATGATCCTCAGGTCTTGCAAGTAGGCGCTCGCATATACGCTCAGAACTGTGTCGCCTGCCACGGCACCAAGGGCGAAGGCCAGCCCAACTGGCGTGATCGCGGATCGGATGGCTTGCTTCCTGCGCCGCCGCACGATCCCAGCGGCCACACCTGGCACCATCCTGATGCGCAACTTTTTGCCATCACCAAGCATGGCCTTGCCAAGCTCATCGACCAGCCTGACTATCGCACCGCCATGCCGGTCTACGACGGCGTGTTGAGCGATGACGAGATCGTGGCCGTGCTGTCCTGGATCAAAGCGCAATGGCCGCTGGAGGTACAGCAGCGCCATGACGAGATCAACGCCCAATACCGCAAGTCCCTGCCTCGCTAG
- a CDS encoding cytochrome D1 domain-containing protein, producing MMTRKNNWLLTAVQMGLLAWSGATLAADKVYVANEGADTVSVLDAASFKTLASVRVGKAPHNVQVSPDGTVVWVTNNGEPAQTADASEHKEMAQGSHDAMGKPGAVWAIDTATNAVVAKVPVGMHPAHVVVSPDGRFAYITNGGDNTVSVIDTAARSLVATIPVGKFPHGLRISPDGKQAYVANLKGGTVSVIDTASQKEIAQVPAGKGPAQVGFTPDGSLVLVSLSEENAVAVIDPATRKVIRKVAVGTVPIQLYVTPDSRTLLVANQGTPKKPGKTVSLIELESFKVAKTVVTGAGAHGVVVDREGRYAYVTNMYANSVSVLDVKDRKVVKTVPVGKTPNGISITP from the coding sequence ATGATGACAAGAAAAAACAACTGGCTTTTGACAGCGGTGCAGATGGGCCTATTGGCCTGGTCCGGCGCCACCTTGGCCGCCGACAAGGTGTATGTGGCCAACGAGGGGGCTGACACGGTGAGCGTGCTCGATGCTGCGTCGTTCAAGACACTGGCAAGCGTGCGCGTCGGCAAGGCACCGCACAACGTGCAGGTATCGCCCGACGGCACGGTCGTATGGGTGACCAATAACGGGGAGCCTGCTCAAACGGCCGACGCGTCGGAGCACAAGGAGATGGCCCAAGGCAGCCACGATGCGATGGGAAAGCCCGGCGCGGTTTGGGCCATCGATACCGCGACTAACGCAGTCGTCGCCAAGGTGCCGGTTGGCATGCACCCGGCCCATGTGGTGGTGTCGCCCGACGGCCGCTTCGCCTACATCACCAACGGCGGCGACAACACGGTCAGTGTGATCGACACAGCGGCGCGGAGCCTCGTGGCGACGATTCCGGTCGGCAAGTTTCCCCACGGTCTTCGCATCAGTCCGGACGGCAAGCAGGCCTACGTCGCCAACCTCAAGGGCGGAACGGTGTCGGTCATCGATACCGCCAGCCAGAAGGAGATCGCGCAAGTTCCTGCAGGCAAGGGGCCGGCTCAAGTGGGCTTCACGCCGGACGGGAGTCTTGTCTTGGTGTCGCTGTCGGAGGAAAACGCGGTCGCCGTGATCGACCCGGCTACGCGCAAGGTGATTCGCAAGGTTGCCGTCGGAACAGTCCCCATCCAGCTGTATGTCACGCCGGATTCGCGCACGCTGCTGGTGGCCAATCAGGGCACGCCCAAGAAGCCTGGCAAAACCGTCAGCCTGATTGAGCTGGAGAGTTTCAAGGTTGCCAAGACCGTCGTGACCGGCGCCGGTGCTCATGGCGTGGTTGTCGACCGTGAAGGCCGGTACGCCTACGTTACCAACATGTACGCCAATTCGGTTTCCGTGCTTGATGTGAAGGATCGCAAGGTTGTGAAGACCGTTCCGGTAGGCAAGACTCCCAACGGCATCAGCATTACGCCTTGA
- a CDS encoding DUF3141 domain-containing protein gives MKIPTSPQKPRTSQRTTAVGKEAAVQWTHRQTKDLPPTVLDHSEELLKPAPQDASSGMKRAAEAPSAQDYFDYQRDFFERTILFWDTLRQRANNMLEHERAGLPPLLDFKYETLLDARSFERSVNYALLRITEIDGHCWDDCVDPDKPPVIVVDPRAGHGPGIGGFKRDSEVGMAMREGHPVYFVIFFPEPTLGQTLADVLHVLRRFAEEVAQRHPGNPPVLYGNCQAGWALTLLSADCAGLVGPVVLNGSPLSYWAGESGVNPMRLSGGLLGGSWLAHLTADLGNGRFDGAWLAQNFENLKPEKAVWEKYAQLFTNVDSEQARFLEFERWWNGFYFLSREEILAIVENLFIGNQLEQGLFQICQGCTADLRRIRNPIVIFASYGDNITPPHQALGWIPAVYKDTEDLKQAGQRIVYLTNPHVGHLGIFVSAGVARLEHRAILESLAEIEALAPGLYEMKIDNPSGDPDCHKPTYSIRFEPRQVEDLKTDYPQEAFERVKQVSTFNEALYRAFVSPWAQALSTPWTAQMLKWLHPMRTSRYLLSETFSPWMRGVALLAEPLGKNRQPLAPHHPLIEREREAAGEVTHALGRLREGRDAASEQAFRLMFQNPVLFAGVLGMVGKEGGNGNSVRPNAD, from the coding sequence ATGAAAATCCCCACGTCACCACAAAAGCCTCGGACCTCTCAACGCACCACGGCGGTGGGTAAGGAAGCAGCGGTGCAATGGACGCACCGCCAGACAAAGGATCTACCACCGACCGTCTTGGATCATTCCGAGGAGTTGTTGAAGCCTGCGCCACAGGATGCGTCTAGTGGCATGAAAAGAGCAGCTGAAGCACCTTCGGCGCAGGACTATTTCGATTACCAGCGCGACTTCTTCGAACGCACCATTCTGTTCTGGGACACGCTTCGCCAGCGCGCGAACAACATGCTGGAGCACGAGCGAGCCGGATTGCCGCCGCTTCTGGACTTCAAGTATGAAACGCTGTTGGACGCGCGCAGCTTCGAACGGTCCGTCAACTATGCACTGCTGCGCATCACGGAAATCGACGGGCATTGCTGGGACGACTGCGTCGATCCTGACAAACCTCCGGTCATTGTTGTCGATCCACGCGCCGGCCATGGCCCTGGGATCGGCGGCTTCAAGCGCGACTCTGAAGTCGGAATGGCGATGCGCGAGGGCCATCCGGTTTATTTCGTGATCTTCTTTCCCGAGCCGACTCTGGGGCAGACCCTGGCAGACGTGTTGCATGTGCTGCGGCGTTTCGCCGAAGAAGTTGCGCAACGCCATCCTGGCAATCCTCCTGTGCTTTATGGCAACTGCCAGGCCGGGTGGGCGCTGACGCTGCTGTCCGCAGACTGCGCCGGTCTGGTCGGACCGGTGGTGCTCAATGGCTCACCCTTGTCATATTGGGCTGGCGAGTCCGGTGTCAATCCGATGCGTCTTTCCGGAGGGCTCCTTGGCGGCAGCTGGTTGGCGCATCTGACGGCCGACCTGGGCAATGGCCGCTTCGATGGAGCCTGGCTGGCGCAGAATTTCGAGAACCTCAAGCCCGAAAAGGCTGTTTGGGAGAAGTACGCCCAACTCTTCACCAACGTCGACAGTGAGCAGGCGCGTTTTCTGGAGTTCGAGCGTTGGTGGAACGGTTTTTATTTCCTGAGTCGGGAAGAGATCCTTGCGATTGTTGAAAACCTGTTCATCGGCAACCAGCTTGAACAGGGTCTTTTCCAGATTTGCCAGGGTTGCACTGCTGACCTCAGGCGGATCAGGAATCCAATCGTCATCTTTGCGTCCTACGGCGACAACATTACGCCACCACACCAGGCGCTCGGATGGATTCCGGCAGTCTACAAGGACACCGAGGATCTCAAGCAGGCCGGACAGCGCATCGTCTACCTCACGAACCCGCACGTCGGCCATCTCGGCATTTTTGTCTCCGCCGGGGTGGCGCGTCTGGAGCACCGGGCGATCCTGGAGAGCCTGGCTGAGATTGAGGCGCTGGCCCCGGGCCTCTATGAAATGAAGATCGACAACCCGTCGGGTGACCCGGACTGCCATAAGCCCACCTACAGCATCCGCTTTGAACCCCGTCAGGTTGAAGACCTGAAAACGGATTACCCGCAGGAAGCTTTTGAGCGGGTGAAACAGGTCTCGACATTCAACGAGGCGCTTTACCGGGCATTCGTCAGTCCTTGGGCGCAAGCGCTGTCCACACCCTGGACAGCCCAAATGCTCAAGTGGCTCCATCCGATGCGCACCAGTCGGTATTTGCTCTCGGAAACGTTCAGTCCGTGGATGCGCGGCGTTGCCTTGCTGGCCGAGCCGCTTGGCAAGAACCGCCAGCCGCTTGCGCCGCATCACCCGTTGATCGAGCGTGAGCGTGAAGCTGCAGGGGAAGTGACCCATGCGCTGGGAAGGCTGCGCGAAGGCCGAGACGCTGCGAGCGAGCAGGCGTTTCGCCTGATGTTTCAAAACCCTGTCTTGTTCGCAGGCGTCCTGGGGATGGTGGGTAAAGAGGGTGGCAACGGTAATTCAGTGCGCCCCAACGCCGACTGA
- a CDS encoding heavy metal translocating P-type ATPase, translating to MDMHAHHHHGSHPPAEPASPKDLKDPVCGMTVTEQSEHKLTHEGRPYYFCSAKCQGKFAANPLQYLVSTAPEDTAPEPAGTIYTCPMHPEVRQDHPGICPKCGMTLEPIIPLDEEDNHELKDFQHRFWWTLPFTVIVTVLAMFGHRLGWFDMNVQTWVELALSLPVVLWTGWPFFVRGWQSLVHRSPNMWTLIGLGTGAAFLYSLVATVAPGVFPDSFISMGRVAVYYEAAVVIISLTMLGQIIELKARSQTSAAIKALLGLAPKTARRINADGSEEDVPLNHVHVGDLLRIRPGEKVPVDGVVTEGSSAVDESMLTGEPVPVTKRLGDNVIGATMNTSGALVMRSEKVGAATMLSQIVQMVANAQRSKAPMQRMADVVAGKFVVVVVLIAIATFFVWGWFGPEPSWVFGLINAVAVLIIACPCALGLATPMSVMVATGRAATQGVLFRDAGAIEKMREVDTLIVDKTGTLTEGKPAFDTAVAAPGYTADEVLRLAASLDQGSEHPLAEAIVSAARAKGLELIKPLDFESGSGIGVRGIVDGKHLVLGNTALMQQEGVATDALKVDGERLRSEGASVMHLAVDRQLAGILAVTDPIKATTLEAIKTLHASGLRIVMATGDGLTTAKAVSAKLGIDEVHGEVKPADKLALVERLQKEGHIVAMAGDGINDAPALAKADVGVAMGTGTDVAMNSGQITLVKGDLRGITAARDISIDTVRNMRQNLLFAFVYNGIGVPIAAGVLYPFTGWLLSPLIAALAMSLSSASVIFNALRLRRGKK from the coding sequence TGTAGCGCCAAGTGCCAAGGCAAGTTCGCAGCGAACCCACTGCAATACCTTGTATCTACTGCACCCGAGGACACCGCGCCAGAGCCGGCCGGCACCATCTACACCTGCCCTATGCACCCCGAGGTGCGGCAGGATCATCCTGGAATCTGTCCCAAGTGCGGCATGACATTGGAGCCAATCATTCCTCTGGACGAGGAAGACAACCATGAGTTAAAGGATTTTCAGCATCGCTTCTGGTGGACACTGCCATTCACAGTCATCGTTACTGTTCTTGCAATGTTCGGCCATCGTCTCGGGTGGTTTGACATGAACGTTCAAACCTGGGTCGAACTGGCGCTGTCCTTACCCGTCGTGTTGTGGACGGGTTGGCCCTTCTTCGTACGCGGTTGGCAGTCTCTTGTCCATCGCAGCCCCAACATGTGGACATTGATTGGCCTGGGTACTGGCGCGGCCTTTCTCTACAGCCTCGTGGCTACCGTGGCGCCGGGCGTGTTCCCAGATTCATTCATTTCCATGGGTCGCGTGGCTGTTTACTATGAGGCGGCAGTGGTCATCATCTCGCTGACCATGCTGGGCCAGATCATCGAGTTGAAGGCCCGTTCGCAAACTTCTGCGGCGATCAAGGCGCTGCTCGGTTTGGCACCCAAGACCGCTCGCCGCATCAATGCGGATGGCAGCGAAGAGGACGTGCCGCTGAACCATGTTCACGTCGGGGATCTGCTGCGCATTCGTCCCGGCGAGAAAGTGCCGGTCGACGGCGTTGTGACCGAAGGCAGCAGTGCGGTCGATGAATCCATGCTTACTGGCGAGCCTGTGCCGGTGACCAAACGGCTTGGTGACAATGTGATTGGCGCCACGATGAACACCAGTGGCGCCTTGGTGATGCGCTCCGAAAAAGTCGGTGCGGCCACCATGCTGTCGCAGATTGTTCAGATGGTGGCCAATGCCCAGCGCTCGAAGGCGCCCATGCAGCGCATGGCGGATGTGGTGGCAGGCAAATTTGTGGTCGTGGTGGTGCTCATCGCCATTGCCACCTTCTTTGTCTGGGGTTGGTTCGGTCCGGAACCTAGCTGGGTGTTTGGCTTGATCAACGCAGTGGCCGTGCTGATCATCGCTTGCCCCTGTGCGCTGGGGCTGGCCACGCCGATGTCGGTGATGGTGGCCACAGGGCGTGCCGCGACACAGGGGGTGCTGTTCCGCGATGCTGGCGCCATCGAGAAAATGCGCGAGGTGGACACGCTGATAGTGGACAAGACAGGAACTTTGACCGAAGGTAAGCCCGCTTTCGACACCGCAGTTGCCGCACCCGGCTATACAGCGGACGAAGTACTGCGCCTTGCGGCCAGTTTGGACCAAGGCAGCGAGCATCCTTTGGCAGAGGCCATCGTCAGCGCAGCACGCGCCAAGGGCCTGGAACTGATCAAGCCGCTAGATTTCGAATCCGGCAGCGGCATTGGCGTGCGCGGCATCGTCGATGGGAAGCATCTGGTGCTGGGCAACACCGCATTGATGCAGCAGGAGGGCGTGGCCACTGATGCGCTCAAGGTAGATGGCGAGCGTCTGCGCAGTGAAGGCGCCAGCGTGATGCATCTGGCCGTGGACAGACAACTGGCTGGCATCCTGGCCGTGACCGATCCCATCAAGGCCACCACCTTGGAAGCCATTAAGACTTTGCACGCCAGCGGTTTGCGCATCGTGATGGCAACTGGCGATGGTCTGACCACCGCCAAGGCCGTGAGTGCAAAACTGGGCATCGACGAGGTGCATGGCGAAGTCAAGCCCGCAGACAAGCTGGCGCTCGTGGAACGGCTCCAGAAAGAGGGCCACATTGTCGCCATGGCCGGCGATGGCATCAACGATGCGCCTGCGTTGGCAAAGGCCGATGTCGGCGTGGCCATGGGCACGGGGACCGATGTGGCCATGAACAGCGGCCAGATCACGCTGGTCAAAGGCGATTTGCGCGGCATCACCGCCGCACGCGACATCTCTATCGACACCGTCCGAAACATGCGCCAGAACCTCCTGTTCGCATTCGTTTACAACGGCATTGGGGTGCCGATTGCGGCAGGCGTGCTGTACCCATTCACTGGGTGGTTGTTGTCCCCGCTGATCGCGGCGCTGGCCATGAGTCTGAGCTCGGCCTCGGTGATTTTCAATGCTCTGCGTTTACGGCGCGGAAAAAAATGA